In Dyadobacter sp. NIV53, a single window of DNA contains:
- a CDS encoding DNRLRE domain-containing protein — protein MSGYYEIDITAYVQSQLAANKKVTIYLTNPTNQNAQLTFNSRENPNNKPQLLILTIITPSPLAKMGFEENIAEVILEDSRIYPNPAGKRVNVYVSGCHSGKVNLQLVSMDSDVYQVSLVRTAEPASNVEVDISSIHLSKGIYIMRIQSAALKEAIKVMISE, from the coding sequence ATATCCGGATATTATGAAATCGATATTACTGCTTATGTTCAGTCACAGCTGGCGGCAAATAAAAAAGTGACTATATATTTGACAAATCCAACTAATCAAAATGCCCAGCTAACTTTCAACAGCCGGGAAAATCCGAACAACAAGCCTCAGCTGCTGATACTCACAATAATAACACCATCGCCTCTAGCCAAAATGGGATTTGAAGAAAACATTGCCGAAGTAATTTTGGAAGATTCAAGGATTTATCCTAATCCTGCGGGCAAGCGGGTCAATGTATACGTATCTGGGTGCCATTCAGGAAAAGTAAATTTACAGCTGGTCAGCATGGACAGCGATGTGTATCAGGTCAGCCTGGTCAGGACGGCAGAACCGGCTTCAAATGTGGAAGTGGATATTTCTTCCATACATTTATCCAAAGGGATTTACATTATGCGTATTCAGTCAGCGGCATTAAAAGAAGCAATTAAAGTAATGATCTCGGAATAG